In one Mycoplasmopsis canis PG 14 genomic region, the following are encoded:
- a CDS encoding DUF2188 domain-containing protein, with amino-acid sequence MEAKKELKAVWHITKDKEKDKWRVYREGAERATILFDTQKEAIPYARDLAKKNSGTFYIHGENGKIRDGKGYKEK; translated from the coding sequence ATGGAAGCAAAGAAAGAATTAAAAGCAGTTTGACATATTACAAAAGATAAAGAAAAAGATAAGTGAAGAGTTTATAGAGAAGGTGCTGAAAGAGCAACAATCTTATTTGACACTCAAAAAGAAGCTATTCCATATGCTAGAGATTTAGCTAAAAAGAATAGCGGAACTTTCTATATTCATGGTGAAAATGGGAAAATTCGTGACGGAAAAGGTTACAAAGAAAAATAA
- a CDS encoding MAGa7180 family putative nuclease — protein MTKVNRKYYNNIHYTIDWENSVIKLKPEFLSELQTFSKWTGFKKIGGSSVGDILIKGDPFKSEFKAYCHITKIKMPVLSKKYINAGVILEPKIFDVLRQQYKNIEIENFVASEVGYDYFQGIDDVISGVPDGYIPSMKVILEIKTAGEKKYETWEREGVDPSYRKQAQLYAYLMSKKTNSKIDKYAIVAAFLKDDKENNINDYLNPELVNLYERRMKLYSFNVNDSEVLDDIKFVKEWYKKYTSTDTSPKFNRTINADDLEYLACSNEEEWISLLEKWKSMGKADLDVMP, from the coding sequence ATGACAAAAGTAAATAGAAAATATTACAACAATATTCATTACACAATTGATTGAGAAAACTCAGTAATTAAATTAAAACCTGAATTCCTTTCAGAGTTGCAAACTTTTAGTAAATGAACAGGATTTAAAAAAATAGGTGGTAGTTCGGTCGGAGATATACTAATAAAAGGTGATCCCTTTAAAAGTGAGTTTAAGGCATATTGTCATATTACAAAAATTAAGATGCCAGTTTTAAGTAAAAAATATATTAATGCAGGGGTTATATTGGAACCTAAAATTTTCGATGTATTAAGACAACAATATAAAAATATTGAAATAGAAAATTTTGTTGCATCAGAAGTTGGGTATGACTACTTCCAAGGAATCGATGATGTAATTAGCGGAGTCCCTGATGGTTATATACCAAGCATGAAAGTTATACTTGAAATAAAAACCGCTGGTGAAAAAAAGTATGAAACTTGAGAAAGAGAAGGTGTTGATCCTTCTTATAGAAAACAAGCTCAATTGTACGCTTATTTAATGAGTAAAAAAACAAATTCTAAAATCGATAAATATGCTATAGTTGCAGCTTTTTTAAAGGATGATAAAGAGAATAATATCAATGATTATCTAAATCCTGAATTAGTTAACTTATACGAAAGAAGAATGAAATTATATTCATTTAATGTTAATGATTCAGAAGTTCTTGATGATATAAAATTTGTTAAAGAATGATATAAAAAATATACATCTACTGATACATCACCAAAATTTAACAGAACAATAAACGCTGATGATTTGGAATATTTAGCTTGTTCAAATGAAGAAGAATGGATTTCTTTATTAGAAAAATGAAAATCAATGGGCAAAGCTGACTTAGATGTTATGCCATAA
- a CDS encoding RpiB/LacA/LacB family sugar-phosphate isomerase: MKKKVIAFSSDHAAFNLKEQLIDYVKSLGYDVVDLGPKTDAVSVSYAEQGHKLANYINDEKPDFGIAMCGTGLGISYALNRHKHIRAARVVSVEDAHLAKQHNDANVLVFGGRQVELEEAKKMVDEYIKTEFEGGRHQARIDQLDNEE; encoded by the coding sequence ATGAAGAAAAAAGTTATAGCATTTTCAAGTGATCATGCAGCATTTAATTTAAAAGAACAACTTATTGACTATGTTAAGTCATTAGGTTACGATGTTGTTGACTTAGGTCCTAAAACTGATGCAGTTTCAGTTAGTTACGCTGAACAAGGACATAAGCTAGCTAATTATATTAATGATGAAAAACCAGATTTCGGTATCGCAATGTGCGGAACTGGTCTAGGTATTTCATATGCATTAAATAGACATAAACACATTAGAGCAGCTAGAGTTGTTTCAGTCGAAGATGCACATTTAGCAAAGCAACATAATGATGCCAATGTTTTGGTATTTGGTGGACGTCAAGTTGAACTTGAAGAAGCTAAAAAAATGGTAGACGAATATATAAAAACAGAATTTGAAGGTGGACGTCACCAAGCAAGAATTGATCAATTAGATAATGAGGAATAA